The nucleotide window gtGCCATGTACGTGCCATTACGCGCAGCTGAAACTGAAATCCACCTGTTGATCCAGTCGTGGAAATGTGATCAACCTGTTCAGCCTCCTCCCtgcgacacaaacacagattcctCATCACATCTCTGCGTGTAACACAACATCGTTTGCGGACACAATTGTTTTCACGCCTTTGAGATTTCACTGTCACGTCGTCTAGACGGATTCGTCCCTGGAGCCACATCTGGCCGCTGCTCGGTCTCACTGCGCCGAGCTGCTGCGTCCGACGCGCGTTCACACGAGGTTTCTGCAGGAACTCATAGAAAAACTGTGAATTACCGAGAAGCTGCGCTGTGTCATTATCACTTGGACGCGGACTCTGTTCAAAACGACCGGATTCCACTCGTGGGGTCAAAGATTAGTGGATTATACTGCCTCCTATCGACTGGTGGATGTATAGCACAGCACTTAAAGAGTCAGTTCAGCCAAATTACAAACATTCATGgatgtgttttacttttatccCTCGGGAAATAAGCTCCATAATagctttggttttatttggtcAGGTTTTGAGATTTCTTTATATTACAATGAATATGAATTTCTAATTTCTTCAACAatttttctttctatatttaaatatcGTCCCAGTTACTTCGGATgttccacatttttactgtttttgaaGTCTTTTGAAGTctaaatatatatgttataaaAGATTAAGCTGATAAATGTGTGGATTGCCTTTAAACCAAATTTTTGATTTCttaatttcacaaataaaacaaaaaacactttcctCTTCCATGGCAAAAATCTCAGACTCACATATCTCATAACTGGAGttaataaaaacgttttttagATATATGCTACATATTTTGTGTGAACTGATACTTTTAGTTTTCAAATGTACACATTATGATGAATACAGGAGAAGTAATGGTTTGTTTCTTGTCTTCACTAAACGCACAGGGACCATAAacaagaagcagctgcagatttTCAACCTCACCTCCCTCACCAAGTCCGAAGACGTTCTGTCGGCCACTCTTCACTATTACATCGGAGACCTTCAGAACGGCACCCACGGCTGCTCCAGGACCAAGAGCTGCGGCCGCCACGGGCCCCGCAGACACAGCCACGTCCACATGGTCGTCTGGAGCTTCGCCTCCGTGGACAACAACATGAGGACGCTCGGACAGTTTCGAATCAACGTGTCCACCCTCTACAGGGACTTCATATCCTGGCAGTGGAAGGACATCACTCGTGTGGTGAACCAGGCCAAGCATCACGACGAGCTGCTCATCGGCATCGACGTGGCCTCACAGGGGCCCCAGCCGTGGaagaagctgctgtcagaccgCTCGCCCTACATCCTGGTCTACGCCAACGACTCGGCCATTTCAGAACCCGAGAGTGTGGTCGCCACCCTGCAGAGACACCACTCAGTGGGGGGGGAGGGCCCCGTCTCACAGGGGCCCCATAAGCTGGGCCTACGTGAGCGAAACCACACCGAGCAAGCCGAACAGCTCCGACACAAGCGCTCGGTGAACGTTCTGCTGCCGCTGCAAAACAACGAGCTCCCCGGTCCCGAGTATCCGTACGAGACGACCGGCTGGGACGAGACTAGTCCGTACGAACCTTTCGAGAACAAGCAGGCCCGCCGGCCACGCAAAAAGACGCGCAAGAATCAGCGGCACAAGATGCCCCTGCTGCAGTTCGACGAGCAGACCATCAAGAAGGCGCGGAAGAAGCAGTGGATCGAGCCCAGGAACTGCGCACGCAGGTACCTGAAGGTGGACTTCGCTGACATCGGGTGGAGCGAATGGATAATATCGCCAAAGTCGTTTGACGCCTACTACTGCTCAGGGTCCTGCCAGTTCCCCATGCCCAAGGTGAGAATCACAACTGCAGAGACGATCGATGCCACTAGAGGTTTAGAGACAAATCTTAGATACACAACATTATGATTATTTCATCTGATGTTAGTCCAGTTTAGGTTTTTCTGGTAATTTCTGGATCATTTTACTTCGTCTGGCCTCTAAATCACTTTTTGGTTGATCTTTGGTTTCGTCTCTTCAAAGCCAAAAGATTATAAATTGTAGATCAAGAGCATTTCGACTAAAACTCCTGATTGTATTTTGTCGTTTCTCGTTTCGTGCGGTCGGCTGCTCATGATGTAAAACAGAACCGTCCACGCTGAGCCCTCGGTGCATCTATCGGTCCCTTGTTTACTGTTGCTCTTACTGTTCTGTATTATGTTGATTTGGAAAACGTTTACATCAGAAGTCGGGGACGCCTGCTTCAGATTATAAATGATAATGTCAAAGAAACTGACAGAAATGTTTGCCATCTGCTCCCAGCCTCCGCTGCCAAGGTAAACTGGACCCAGTGGTGGAACTGCACGTTCTTCTTCgtgctttcttcttctgcagcgcATCTGAGGAATTAAGATCTTCGGAGATATGCACCCGagttaaatttaataaaaaaataatattagtCCAAGACATACCGCGCTAAACATGCACTTAAACTGGTCGAAACCCCAGGTGATGTAATCTGAGTGGGTTTGTAccaaaaacctgaaaaacagTCGTGTTCAGATATACAACTTCCTGAGGAGCAGGTGGCCGACCTCAACATCAAGAATCTATAAAAGTTTATCACCGCACTCGAGGGGGAAACCAGCAGCGACCTTGAAGGAGAAACCTCGAGCAGTTCATGCTTTTATTAAAACGTTCTCCTCCGATCGGACAACGCAACGCACACTCCGACACGTTTCACAGAACTCGTGTGAAGAAGTGAGAGAAACGAAGGAACCGGGCCGACGTGGAACCTCAGCTCCTCTGGCGGCTCGCGGCCCCCCCGCTGACAAGATAACATCACAGGTATTTTAAACATGGCCGGAATGCTTGGGTTTCCATCCACTTAATTCATTACCTCGGAGTCACCGGCCCTTTGTAGCTGGATGTAATTAGTCCCAGAAGTGGAGCCCGGGGCCCGAGGCGaatccccccaccccaccctcctcctgAAGGGTTTGCCGCTCAGTCAGTCCGAGATCCTGTGATGTTCCTGCTCCTTTGTCAGCTCCGAGCCTCAGATGCTGCCGAACAGCTGCTGTTAGAAGCCGCTCTGCCGACAGGTTATTGTGTCGCGTGGGAGGAGTCTCGTCACGACGCCGCTGACGAGGTGACGAACACGCGTGGGAACCGCGAGCGGCAGATCTGCCTGCAGCCGCACGTGGGACTCACCGGACGATATCCAGTCTAAACGTGTGTGCGTCACCGGATCTGATACACAAATGAAGTGTGAGAGCTGTGAGATGTTGTAAAAACGCAGATGGAAAATTCAACCATCGTTTTTATCGGTTGTAATAAAAACGTACTCGCAGCAGTAATTACCCATCGCTGCAGCAAAGTCACACAAGGTCAGACACTCCGACCAGAAGCATCTCCCTCGTTTTACAAGAGAACTAAATGTGTGCGTGCACAACAACAAAGTCCTTCAAACCAGAACCAGGAACTATAAACTATGACAGATGATAATTACACTGCTcggtttctttctctcttccaaATAACGCTGCTCTCTGGGATCGGGCCGATGAACTCGAGTGATAGCGGGAGGAGCGATGGACAGAACTCTGGAAATAAGACGTTTTAAACCTTCACTTTAATGAACAATAATTACACACTTGTGCAAAATGATCAGGAATTAGAGTGAACTACTGATCAGTATCACAGGGAAACAAGTGATTGGCTCCATCAGGGGGATTTTACAAACCAACATTATTGTAGCTGCTTATTACCGCtaacattatattttcattgctgcctgttttttctgtttctatttatcaggattatgcaaaaaatacaGAGCAGATTTTGTTGGAAATTGGTGGAAGGGTCGGAAATGAGCGAAGGAAGAACTCAGTCACTTTCGGAGCTGATTCGATTAAGGGGACGGAACCaggattgtttttctctttctgtaacTTTGCAACTTTTTGCAACTTTTCTAAACGTCCATAAAAAtcttgcaatattaaagaaagtgaaaataaataactagATCCGCCCCCTGAACTTGACCTGCAGCACAATGTGCTggtttctttcctgacccacatcCCATCTGGTAGTTTTTACATCatcctgccaacaaacaaatacagatagAAACATAACCTCTGTGATCAAAGTAGCTGCTGATCCAGATGTGGTCAATCAGCCCTGGTATCCCTGATTATTGATGTTTGATCCCTGTTGTGTCTTCAGGCTCTGAAGCCGTCGAACCACGCCACCATCCAGAGCATAGTGCGGGCGGTGGGCGTCGTCCCGGGCATCCCTGAGCCGTGCTGCGTCCCGGAGAAGATGTCCTCCCTCAGCATCCTGTTCTTCGACGAGGACAAGAACGTGGTGCTGAAGGTCTACCCCAACATGACTGTGGACTCCTGCGCCTGTAgatagtttatttgtttttttcaatgtctCGTTCCTTCGAAGCTTGTTCACGTCAAACTTATgtcacacagaaaaagaaacaaacatcaacacatgcAGCCAAGCGAAACTCTCTCCTCCCGTCTCTTCAGTCCCACTCCCTCACCGGCGCCCACTGAACACGACTTCCCTTTTGCACTGGAGGAGAGCACTGCCTGTTGTCCCAGGCGAAGAGGAGACGGCTGCGTTCACGGGGAAGGGACGGACCGCGCGACTTCATCCTCGAGGAAGACAAACTGGAAACGGGAAAAAAGTCAAGTCTCCACGCTCCCACCTCGCCACTGTTCATCCTGTCGTCTCTATCGAGAGCCGCTTGAACCACAGACTCACTCTcaagacatgaaaacacagaacgAGGCACAGACCCAcggacagaggaggaaggaccTGATACTCGTGGAGGGCGGAGGGGAGGGTcaccctcgtcttcctcttcttcacagcTCGACTTTGCTCATTACCACAAGGTCCCCTCTGCTCGCACTTGCATGGTTTTCGTTACtatgtgtctgtatttatgtcTGTACTATCACTGTGTTATTCACTATATGAGACGTTATCGTGTAATTATTGGCTTGGCTGCTATAGAGAGATATATTAGATTCCAAAGCCAGAGTTGTGACGCGGCCGGTAGGAAGCCTCACACGCGTTCAGATCACGGCTCCCTCATCTTCAGAGTTTCTTCTACTGGAAGGACGAAGCTACATTTCATCTGTGGTTCTTCATtaacactttttctttttgaggaGACCCATAATTCCATTGCTTTGCCCGAGAAAATGTTCAAGCTTTACTAGAGTTAGTTTTGAAAGATAAAGGGATGAAACATATCAGAAGGAGGAACTGGTAGATTGAATAAGTGTAGAACCGACTCGATGACACGTGTGTGGAGTCAAACGTGTCGGGGGTGATTCGTTcggaaagaaaatcaaataagTCACGAGACTTAGCAAACGTCGAGGATTCAACCAACGAGCCCGacttcttttattcttctttttttggggcATCGTTAAGATAATGTTTAAAACTATGTGTCGTCTTTACAGCATCGAATGGCGTTTATTAAGAAAAAGCTATCGTAAACTCCCAGAATGCCTCTGGAAACGTGTTCATGTCTAATCTGGTCTCTAGAAACCTCAGCATCACGGCAATATTCAGCGCTGGTCTGgaatcagtttggttttaaactatttacatttaaaagtgcctggattgtttttaaaaggttaaaaaagcTCCACCACATTCTCCCAAAATGTCTCATAAGTAAAAAACCAAATGCAACAAACATGACATGTGATATAATGAATGATCAGTGAGAGTTGGGTCACATGAGCCTTTACTGTTATTGTATTATGTGgattttacatacattttacagGGGGTTGCATCAACTTGGAACAACAGGCGTCAGAGTTCAAGGAACCAAATATTTATTCAGAgctaattaaaagtaaaaaaatatagcAGCATCATGTTTTCTATACACTTGTACATTGTCTTTGTATATAGCTCTCTACGCTGATGACGCTCTATTGTACCTCTGAGGTGGAAGTGCCTTGAGAACCAGTGGATCTCTGCTGGGATCCACCGTCCCAGCAGAGAGGGGGAACTGAGCTCAGTTTGCAGAAGTCACAGGAGGCagctgaggttgtttttttcacgGTACAGAACACGTCGTCTACGGCTTAGATCTTATTCTCGATGGTCGTCGGTGGAATTTattctaaaatgtatttcaaataatTCACTATTTTGGTATTTtcagagacatttattttgtgtcgATAGCTGAGGGCAGATTGtttaactttatatatattttgtactGACACTTTTTTTGTGCTTCCTACACCTTTGTGCCAACGCAGGTTTTTAGCAATGCATGGCTGTTGAAAGTGGCGCCCCCCTGTGGTCGCGACAGTCATGACCAGTTGTGTCGGGGGCCTGAACCCAGGTCTAAAGTTCGTAGTGCAGGTTTCAAACACGCGCACGTACACACTTCAAGTACACCAGCAGTTCGCGAGAGGTTTTTCTATTCCCCTGTTCAACCCTAacttgtaaatgttttactgtaggtttaaaaaaaatgcttgtACAATAAGcttcataaaatatatttgtatatggaAATGACCTTTAACAtgcatctatttattttctgtatgtTGCATATCATGTGGAGGTGTGGTCTGGGAAACGGAGACTGGAGCCCTGACATGTTGATGCTCTTTATATCTGTGATGGACGTTAGTCGCTGCTGATGTGAAGGTGTGGTGAACTGTTTAAAGCCCCCGAGCTCCGACCCTCCTTACAAAGCattcaaagaaatgaataaaagtatGCAATAGTAAAcactgtattttgtgtgtttcacgGGAATAGCAAATAATTCTAATGTCATTGAATGTGTGATGATTTAGCAAATAAATTATAAAGATTAATAAAAATCCCAGCGTGGCTACAGGAGCTGAAACGACACTGCAGCTGATCCAGGACGTGTTCAGGATGTACGACAGTTTTAAGAGCTGCTGCTACATCTGGACACAAGAGCATAGTTTCTTCTATTTCGACATAACATCctttcaaagacaaaaaataactgAGCAACGTCAAacatattgaataaataaacttgatATCAGAACGGGACAAAACGTGTCTCGTGTGCAAAACGCCTCAAACGGGAAAGTTTGGCAGGAACAcggcacaaaacaaaaaacacagaaacaaagcaaaatattcaaagtttatttatctCTCCCTTGGTTTCATTCTCCATATGTtacaaaatcaatatttctGAAATTTAATAGCAAAACTTGGACTCATTCGTCTATTTACATAACTGTTGGTCTGTAACTTTCACTTACGCTcaaaaaagtcaacatttacATCATGTAACTCGACAAACGCAGCATTTGTGTGGTAACTTATAGAAACTAATGCATTTGACCAATGTTACTCTTTTAAAAGCTAACAGACCTGGAAACATCTGAACATCTTCAAGGGATAAAAATATTCAGCAAACATGATTCTAAACACACGATGGGGCTTTAAACAGCTTGgtcacatgtctgtgtttgtaaaactttatttaaagtcacagattcacacacgttaagcatgtgtgtgtgtgaatatgacgCCAACGTTTTGactaaagaaagtgaaatgacGTCGATGATGGACGTTTTATTTAAGTCAGCAGAAACCAACCTGGATGCAGAAatcagattgtgttttttttatgaaaaaacagaaacacagctgtTTTTATAAGGCCACAGCGCGTCCACAGATttcacactgtacacacacacacacacacacacacacacacacacacacacacacacacacacacacacacacacacacacacacacacacacacacacactcacacagaataTATATAAGCTATGTGTGATATTTACAAAATTCCCTCACCCAGTTTTGAAGGTTTACATTAAGGAACACGCAGCCTGGATTGTataaattgtgtatttttgaAGATTGTgctttacagtttatttacatATAGACACATGGGACATTTCCTTCAgtgtttgaaaattaaaaaatacattaatgtcCACACAGGCTCCTGAGAATCTCCTCGTAGAAAACGCTGAAGGTTTCCTGCTTCGCTTTAAACACATGAGAACTGACGATGCTAACACTCTaactgaagaggagaaggtgtttgagctcttgtgtgtgtgtgtgtgtgtgtgtgtgtgtgtgtgtgtgtgtgtgtgtgtgtggaggagctgtgaggaaaaCACCGACCAAGCTTCTGAGCACAAATTAAAATCCTGCTTGTGTTGCAGTATGTTGTGGTTCGAAGCCGCCCTTTGTTCTCCACCCGTATTTTATCTGCTGCCCACACACCTCCAATCCTCTGCAGCCATAAACAACCTGCAGACATCTAATcaccagctcccccccccccagctcctCAGCTGTGAGAAATaaaagactctgcagctgcaTCCCAAGTTTCCCCCGGCAGCCACATCTG belongs to Hippoglossus stenolepis isolate QCI-W04-F060 chromosome 9, HSTE1.2, whole genome shotgun sequence and includes:
- the bmp3 gene encoding bone morphogenetic protein 3, whose translation is MVFLEIGTTSGNALALPQLSFPPRRCLRFGSSMALYSRFVVVLLYGWSYLCVGYCAMLKTDTVPERRKVDFTHSEDNKHQAQEEQELLLQDTMTEHMQMLYAKYNRAGFPFKDGNTVRSFKAHWGTINKKQLQIFNLTSLTKSEDVLSATLHYYIGDLQNGTHGCSRTKSCGRHGPRRHSHVHMVVWSFASVDNNMRTLGQFRINVSTLYRDFISWQWKDITRVVNQAKHHDELLIGIDVASQGPQPWKKLLSDRSPYILVYANDSAISEPESVVATLQRHHSVGGEGPVSQGPHKLGLRERNHTEQAEQLRHKRSVNVLLPLQNNELPGPEYPYETTGWDETSPYEPFENKQARRPRKKTRKNQRHKMPLLQFDEQTIKKARKKQWIEPRNCARRYLKVDFADIGWSEWIISPKSFDAYYCSGSCQFPMPKALKPSNHATIQSIVRAVGVVPGIPEPCCVPEKMSSLSILFFDEDKNVVLKVYPNMTVDSCACR